Proteins from a genomic interval of Alphaproteobacteria bacterium:
- the tsaB gene encoding tRNA (adenosine(37)-N6)-threonylcarbamoyltransferase complex dimerization subunit type 1 TsaB → MILVINTSGKDLEFVLGDKYKSVVAEKQSVALPAECEKFIAECGATWRDISAIGVVVGPGSFTGIRLGIAYAKGLALGLNIPVVGISAFDLYLAATPDAFVAIDSGRGDFFVAANGLPPQTMGIEELETKQMEWARTVGHKPFDLKLGTQIVAQKIANDTIAPVVPMYLRPSYAEENKKGK, encoded by the coding sequence ATGATTTTAGTTATCAACACATCAGGCAAGGATCTAGAATTTGTATTGGGCGATAAATACAAATCTGTTGTGGCGGAAAAACAATCTGTCGCATTGCCCGCGGAATGCGAAAAGTTTATTGCCGAATGTGGCGCGACGTGGCGCGACATCAGTGCAATTGGTGTCGTCGTCGGGCCGGGCAGTTTTACTGGGATTCGACTGGGTATCGCATATGCCAAGGGGTTGGCGTTGGGACTGAATATACCGGTTGTTGGAATCAGCGCATTTGATCTGTATCTGGCGGCGACGCCTGATGCATTTGTTGCGATTGATTCAGGACGGGGGGATTTCTTTGTTGCAGCGAATGGATTGCCCCCGCAAACAATGGGAATCGAAGAATTGGAAACCAAACAAATGGAATGGGCGCGCACCGTTGGACATAAACCATTTGATTTAAAACTAGGGACACAGATTGTGGCACAAAAAATTGCAAATGATACTATTGCCCCCGTTGTGCCGATGTACCTGCGCCCCAGTTATGCAGAAGAAAATAAAAAAGGTAAATAA
- the rimI gene encoding ribosomal-protein-alanine N-acetyltransferase, translating into MVVLDNLANLHKLCFPHKPWSADEFADLKKSGCEIIASQNGFVVYRATLDEAEIITIGVHPDARRTGIGIALIGVMEADLKKQGVKHIFLEVAADNAPARALYEQVGFVQVGVRPKYYDGIDAIMMRKDI; encoded by the coding sequence ATTGTCGTGCTAGATAACCTGGCAAATCTTCACAAGTTGTGTTTCCCGCACAAACCATGGAGTGCGGATGAATTTGCGGACCTGAAAAAATCGGGCTGTGAAATTATAGCCAGTCAAAACGGATTTGTCGTTTATCGCGCAACATTGGACGAAGCCGAAATAATCACAATCGGCGTTCACCCCGACGCCCGACGGACAGGGATTGGTATCGCGCTTATCGGGGTGATGGAGGCAGACCTGAAAAAACAAGGCGTTAAACATATATTCCTGGAAGTTGCAGCAGATAATGCGCCCGCACGTGCGCTGTACGAACAGGTTGGTTTTGTTCAAGTTGGCGTGCGTCCAAAATACTATGACGGCATTGACGCCATTATGATGCGAAAGGATATATAA
- a CDS encoding PHP domain-containing protein produces MTQKFTLHTHTIGFDGRSRPADMIARATELGMRAIGISNHFILHPDIQDAKFYPFAVARGYKNIYNSSLDDILDLFVPHYAELTQIAANANIRVLRGLEVDFFNTPTWHRDFERAMRILKPDYIIGSCHFVEYGGVLCNVHDMSNADADARDEMLAQYWQNIGAAAASGLFTWLAHLDLPKKVGLGTEQKWIDREQRAIEVLAQNNAAIEINTGLESEPYPSARILRTVAKNNIPVLISDDAHSSDQIGRRFDVAERLACDCGITNFYTPDCVK; encoded by the coding sequence ATGACACAAAAATTCACGCTTCACACGCATACAATCGGGTTTGATGGTCGCAGCCGTCCCGCCGACATGATTGCGCGCGCCACGGAACTGGGGATGCGTGCGATTGGCATATCAAATCATTTTATTCTGCATCCCGATATCCAAGATGCGAAATTCTATCCATTTGCGGTCGCGCGTGGATATAAAAACATCTATAACTCGTCGTTGGATGATATCCTGGATTTGTTTGTTCCGCACTATGCGGAATTGACCCAGATTGCCGCCAATGCCAACATACGCGTTCTGCGTGGATTAGAAGTGGACTTTTTTAATACCCCAACATGGCATCGTGATTTTGAACGCGCCATGCGCATTTTAAAGCCCGATTATATAATCGGTTCGTGTCATTTTGTGGAATACGGTGGTGTACTGTGTAATGTTCACGATATGTCAAACGCAGACGCAGACGCGCGTGATGAAATGTTGGCGCAATACTGGCAAAACATTGGTGCGGCCGCCGCATCTGGTTTATTTACCTGGTTGGCACATCTGGATTTGCCGAAAAAGGTTGGTCTGGGCACAGAACAGAAATGGATTGACCGGGAACAACGCGCCATCGAAGTTTTGGCCCAGAATAACGCTGCGATTGAAATCAATACTGGTCTGGAATCCGAACCGTATCCATCGGCGCGTATTTTGCGCACAGTCGCCAAAAACAATATTCCTGTTTTAATATCCGACGATGCGCACAGTTCTGACCAGATTGGGCGTCGCTTTGATGTTGCCGAACGATTGGCATGTGATTGCGGTATAACGAATTTTTATACCCCTGATTGTGTGAAATAG
- a CDS encoding LemA family protein — protein sequence MMWTTIAVIALLLLYVIAVYNGLVARRNQAREAWATVDTQLKRRYDLIPNLVETVRGAAKHESETLSAVTSARNAAMAANGPTSADAQNKLTQTLKSLFAVAESYPDLKANQNFIELQRELTDTETKIQASRQFYNTVVMALNTQIEQFPSNIVARMFGILPEKMFEIDETEKKAPQVKF from the coding sequence ATCATGTGGACCACAATCGCAGTAATCGCATTATTGTTGTTATATGTTATCGCGGTGTATAATGGGTTGGTTGCGCGCCGAAACCAAGCACGCGAAGCCTGGGCAACGGTTGATACCCAGTTAAAGCGTCGATATGATTTAATTCCTAATCTGGTTGAAACCGTGCGCGGTGCGGCCAAACACGAATCTGAAACATTGTCTGCGGTGACATCGGCCCGCAATGCGGCAATGGCGGCAAATGGTCCAACATCTGCGGACGCCCAGAATAAATTAACCCAGACATTAAAAAGCCTGTTTGCGGTCGCAGAATCATACCCTGATTTAAAAGCAAACCAGAATTTTATCGAATTACAGCGTGAACTGACGGACACAGAAACCAAGATTCAGGCATCGCGCCAGTTTTATAACACGGTTGTAATGGCACTGAACACCCAGATTGAACAATTCCCATCAAACATTGTTGCGCGCATGTTTGGCATTTTGCCTGAAAAAATGTTTGAAATTGATGAAACAGAAAAGAAAGCCCCACAGGTTAAGTTCTGA
- the miaA gene encoding tRNA (adenosine(37)-N6)-dimethylallyltransferase MiaA, with protein MNANAYIITGPTASGKSDFAHELACQINGTIINCDSVQIYRGIESISASPFVGRDTFDEIDGVPYRLFSILPLSEQISVSEYLDMARREYDAAIAAGRTPIFVGGTGYYINALIHGISPMPDVSDDARTRARELVATDIDAARKLLPPEFTATDPQRVARALEVFFTTGHHITEFQNMPRAGAVIPHAKRVLINPDSNALRERIAARIPLMLSSGALDEAQSVIDSGWDENRAIGASQLCKFIRGEITESQCIQNWITRTNQYAKRQRTWFRTQYNPDIIINHTPTPDDVAFLLNNV; from the coding sequence ATGAATGCAAACGCATATATAATCACAGGTCCAACTGCGTCGGGTAAATCAGATTTTGCCCATGAATTGGCATGCCAAATAAATGGCACAATCATAAATTGCGACAGTGTCCAAATCTATCGCGGGATTGAGTCCATTTCGGCCAGTCCTTTTGTCGGCCGTGACACTTTTGACGAAATTGATGGCGTTCCATATCGTCTGTTTTCAATATTGCCTTTGTCCGAACAAATTTCTGTGTCTGAATACCTGGACATGGCGCGTCGTGAATACGATGCCGCCATTGCTGCGGGGCGCACACCAATATTTGTTGGTGGCACAGGCTATTACATAAACGCGTTGATTCATGGTATTTCACCAATGCCAGATGTCTCAGATGATGCGCGTACACGTGCGCGTGAATTGGTGGCAACCGATATTGACGCCGCCCGCAAATTATTACCGCCGGAATTTACCGCGACCGACCCACAACGCGTCGCCCGCGCATTAGAGGTTTTTTTCACCACCGGCCACCATATTACAGAATTTCAGAATATGCCCCGCGCCGGCGCGGTTATCCCACACGCGAAACGCGTTTTAATTAATCCTGATTCTAATGCTTTACGGGAACGTATCGCCGCGCGTATCCCGCTGATGCTGTCGTCTGGTGCGCTTGACGAGGCGCAATCGGTCATCGATTCTGGCTGGGATGAAAACCGCGCAATTGGCGCATCACAATTGTGCAAATTTATCCGTGGCGAAATCACAGAATCCCAATGTATTCAGAACTGGATAACGCGCACGAATCAATATGCCAAACGCCAGCGCACCTGGTTTCGCACCCAGTATAATCCTGATATCATCATCAATCACACCCCAACCCCAGACGATGTTGCTTTTTTATTAAACAATGTATAG
- the gap gene encoding type I glyceraldehyde-3-phosphate dehydrogenase, protein MSKLRVAINGFGRIGRLVLRAALESGREDIEFVAVNDLAPAEQNAYLLKYDSVHGNLPMEVKLDGEYILVGNQKIKCIAERDPSKLPWGELNIDVVMECTGIFTAADKARVHIDAGAKRVLVSAPSTGADKTIVFGVNQDTLTPDDIIVSNASCTTNCLAPVVKVLNEKFGVVSGWMTTVHAYTGDQQLLDKNHKDFRRARAANLSMIPTSTGAAKAIGLVLPELAGKLDGMAIRVPTPDVSVVELVVNLEHDATVEEINNAMRAAESKTFGYNELPLVSIDFTHDAHSSIFDASQTKVLGDKLAHVTAWYDNEWGFSNRMCDTAVAMGKLIK, encoded by the coding sequence ATGTCAAAATTAAGAGTAGCAATTAATGGTTTTGGGCGCATCGGACGCTTGGTATTGCGGGCGGCACTGGAATCGGGACGCGAAGATATTGAATTTGTGGCGGTTAATGATCTGGCACCGGCGGAACAGAATGCGTATCTGTTAAAGTATGATTCTGTGCATGGGAATTTGCCGATGGAAGTAAAACTGGATGGGGAATACATTTTGGTTGGTAATCAGAAAATCAAATGTATTGCGGAACGCGATCCGTCAAAACTGCCATGGGGCGAATTGAATATCGATGTTGTCATGGAATGTACGGGTATCTTTACCGCCGCAGACAAGGCACGTGTACATATTGACGCAGGCGCGAAACGCGTATTGGTATCTGCACCATCAACGGGGGCGGACAAGACAATCGTATTCGGTGTAAACCAGGATACATTAACCCCAGATGACATTATCGTTTCAAATGCATCATGTACGACAAACTGTCTGGCCCCGGTGGTCAAGGTTCTGAATGAAAAATTCGGCGTTGTGTCGGGATGGATGACGACCGTTCATGCGTACACAGGTGACCAGCAATTGCTGGATAAAAACCACAAAGATTTCCGGCGTGCACGTGCGGCAAACCTGTCGATGATTCCGACCAGCACCGGCGCGGCCAAGGCAATTGGTTTGGTGTTGCCGGAACTGGCGGGTAAATTAGACGGTATGGCAATTCGCGTTCCAACACCAGATGTATCGGTTGTGGAATTGGTTGTTAATCTGGAACACGATGCGACGGTCGAAGAAATCAACAACGCGATGCGCGCAGCCGAATCCAAGACATTTGGTTATAACGAATTGCCATTGGTATCAATTGACTTTACACATGATGCGCACAGCTCTATATTCGATGCCAGCCAGACCAAGGTTCTGGGGGATAAATTGGCGCACGTGACCGCGTGGTATGATAACGAATGGGGTTTTTCAAACCGTATGTGCGATACCGCCGTCGCGATGGGCAAATTGATTAAGTAA
- the tgt gene encoding tRNA guanosine(34) transglycosylase Tgt — MALKFNLIATDGNARRGAVETAHGTFQTPAFMAVGTAATVKALTMDQVAATGTQVILGNTYHLMMRPGGDLVEQMGGLHKFGGWHGPILTDSGGFQVMSLSTLTKMSEEGVQFTSHFDGGKKHFLRPEDSVHIQHQLDSNITMVLDECLKLPAPRERVEKNVDMVTRWARRSKDAFIDRPGYGIFGIVQGADFPDLREKSARALTEIGFDGYAVGGLAVGEPQSVMFDMIATTTPLLPADKPRYLMGVGTPLDILGAVERGIDMFDCVMPTRAGRTAQAFTRFGTMNMRNARFRDDSRPLDDKCGCPACKLSRAYIHHLIKCNEILGATLLTQHNLWFYQDLMRNIRESIEQGRFAEFKSEFIKNYTGNAEK; from the coding sequence ATGGCATTAAAATTTAATTTGATTGCAACCGATGGTAACGCCCGCCGTGGCGCGGTTGAAACGGCACACGGTACTTTTCAAACGCCCGCTTTTATGGCGGTGGGAACTGCCGCCACGGTCAAGGCCCTGACCATGGACCAGGTTGCCGCCACCGGCACCCAGGTTATCTTGGGCAATACATATCACCTGATGATGCGCCCGGGGGGTGATTTGGTGGAACAGATGGGCGGTCTGCACAAATTCGGTGGCTGGCACGGCCCAATTTTAACCGACAGTGGTGGTTTCCAGGTAATGAGTCTTTCGACCCTGACCAAAATGAGCGAAGAAGGCGTCCAATTCACATCACACTTTGACGGCGGGAAAAAACATTTCTTGCGCCCCGAAGATTCTGTTCATATCCAGCACCAGTTGGATTCGAATATTACAATGGTCTTGGACGAATGCTTAAAATTACCCGCCCCGCGCGAACGCGTTGAAAAAAATGTTGATATGGTTACCCGCTGGGCGCGCCGCAGCAAAGATGCCTTTATTGACCGTCCGGGCTATGGCATATTTGGTATTGTCCAGGGTGCAGACTTCCCAGACCTGCGCGAAAAATCCGCGCGCGCCCTGACCGAAATTGGTTTTGATGGTTATGCAGTTGGCGGTTTGGCGGTTGGTGAACCACAAAGTGTTATGTTCGATATGATTGCAACCACAACACCACTGTTGCCGGCGGACAAACCGCGCTATTTAATGGGTGTTGGTACGCCACTGGATATTTTGGGTGCGGTTGAACGTGGAATTGATATGTTTGATTGTGTAATGCCGACGCGCGCAGGCCGCACCGCCCAGGCATTTACACGTTTTGGTACAATGAATATGCGCAACGCGCGTTTTCGTGATGATTCGCGCCCATTGGATGATAAGTGTGGATGCCCGGCATGTAAACTGTCGCGCGCATATATTCATCACTTGATTAAGTGCAATGAAATCTTGGGGGCAACATTGCTGACCCAGCACAACCTGTGGTTTTACCAGGATTTAATGCGCAACATCCGCGAATCAATAGAGCAGGGCCGCTTTGCCGAATTTAAATCAGAATTTATTAAAAATTATACGGGTAACGCAGAAAAGTAA